TCGTCGATGATCTTCACCTCCACATGCGGGTGGATGCGCCCGACCGTGCCGACACGCTTGTCGAGCGGATCATCAAGGCCGGATTGAAATGACACGGGCGAAGTTTCTGTCATGCCATAGGCAATCGTCACACCAGTCATGTGCATGTCGCGCTGCACCCGCTCCATGATTGCCCGCGGGCAGGGAGCGCCCGCCATGATCCCCGTGCGCAGGTGGCTTAAGTCGAAGTTGTCGAAATCAGGCAACGCCATTTCGGTGACGAACATCGTCGGCACGCCGAAAAGCGCTGTGCATTTTTCATCATGGACCGCTTGCAGCGTGTCGCGTGGCTCGAACCCTTCGCCGGGAACGACCATCGTCGCCCCGTGCGCCACACATCCGAGCGTGCCCATGACCATCCCAAAACAGTGATAGAACGGCACGGGAATGCACAGCCTGTCAGCCTCGGTAAACGCCATGGTGGCAGTCGTGAAATAGGCGTTGTTGACAATGTTGTGGTGGGTCAGGCTCGCGCCTTTTGGGCTGCCAGTCGTGCCAGAGGTGAATTGGATATTAATCGCGTCATGGGCATCGAGCGTTGCAGAAATCGCATCCAGCCGCGCGGTGTCATCTGACAAAATGTCGTCGAAAGCCAAGAACCCTTCCGGGGCCTCGCCCATGGCGATCACATGGCGCAAGGATTTTGGCTTGGGATCCAGAGCGCGGATCATCTCGAGATAGTTGGATGACTTGAAGCTCTGCGCAGTGATCAGCGCGGCGCAGCCCACTTTTTCCAACGCGTAGGCCAGCTCGGTCTGACGGTAGGCGGGGTTGATGCAAACCAGAATGGCCCCGATGCGGGCGGTGGCAAACTGGGTCAGCAACCATTCGACGCGATTGGGGGACCAGATGCCGACGCGATCGCCTTTCCCAAGGCCGAGGTCCAGCAAACCCGCAGCGAGGCGGTCAACTTGCTTGGAGAATTTGGAATAGCTCCACCTGATATTTTGCTTAGGAAAGATGCAAGCTTCGTGATCGGGCAGGCGCGCGGCGGTCCGCGCTAGAAGGGCCGGAATCGTCAGGTTTAGCAACGGTGTATCCGTCGCACCGCGCACATGTGAAAGCCCGTTGATCGGACGTCTGCTGGTCATATTGAAACCCTCCACATGGCGGAGACTACGCGTTTGATACAGGGCCGCCAATGGGCCTATTGCGCGTCATCCAGCCAGATTGTGACTGGGCCGTCATTGGTCAGACTCACGGCCATGTCGGCACCGAACGCACCGGTTTCGACCGCAACACCAAGCGCGCGCAGGTCTTGGGCAAATGCCTCATAGAGCGCGCGACCCTCATCGGGGGGCGCGGCGGTTGAGAACCCGGGACGGTTGCCGCTACGCGTATCGGCGGCAAGCGTGAACTGGCTTACCACCAGAGCCGAACCACCCACATCCAAAAGCGAGCGGTTCATCTTGCCTGCATCGTCCTTGAAGATGCGCAGTTTGGAAATTTTGGCGGCCATGCGGGCGGTCTGCTCTGGCGCGTCACCCGCCATGGCGCAGATCAGGATCAAAAGACCCGGACCGGTCTGGCCGATAATGTCACCTTCAACGGCGACGGAGGCTTGGCTGACCCGTTGGATCAGTGCCCTCAAAGTTCGTAGTCCCAAGGCGGGTTTGCACCAGCCCGCGACACGGTGATCGCAGCGGTGCGGATGCCCATCGAAAGCGCATCGCGCAACGTCTCTTCCGACAGCGAGGCGAGGGTCGCTTTATCCAGTGCGTCTGCCTTTTGCAGCCCCGCAAGGAAACCGGCGTTGAACGTGTCTCCGGCACCGACCGTGTCCACAACCTCGACCTTGTTGGCGGGGACAAAAACCGAATGGGTCGCAGTGTATCCAGTGGCCCCTGTGGCGCCTTCGGTAATCAAGACCACCTTTGTGCCGCGCTGAATCAGATCCTGCGCTAAACTGGCAAGATCGCCTTCACCTTCGAGCCAGTGCATATCCTCGTCACTGAGTTTTACCACATCGGCCATAGCCATCATCGCCTTGATGCGGGCAATGTAGCCTGCGCGGTCGGTGATGAAAGAGGGGCGGATATTCGGGTCGATCATCGTGACGCGGTTTGTGGACTCGCGGCGCATCAGTGCTTCGTAGGCGCCACCGCACGGCTCACCAACCAAAGAGATGCCGCCGAAAAACAGCGCTGATACGGTGTCGGGCAGCGCTGGCAAGTCGGCCTCGGTCATCATCCGAAGGGCGCTGTTCTCGTCGTAAAAAGTGTAGCTTGCCTGCCCGTCCGTCAGTCGAACGAAAGCCAGCGTGGTGGGCCGAGTGGAGCGGAAGGCAAGATCTGAGGTCACGCCCGCCTCGGTCAGTTTGGTTTCAAGCAACTCTCCGAACAAGTCCTTTGACAGGCCGCAGAAAAAACCAGGTGCCGCGCCGAGCCGCCCCAAGGCGACGGCCGTGTTAAAGACCGCACCGCCAGCATAGGGTGCGAAGGCCAACTCGCCCTCGGCCGTAACGCGGGGCAACATGTCGATCAGAGCTTCGCCGCTGCATAGGATCATCGCAGACACCTTTCTATTGGTTTAGAGCCATTCCATAACCAACAGCCAAGGCTACGAGCAAGCCAATGATAACAGCAAAGGCTATTTTTACAGAAGAATATGGGCGTTCGCCCTTAACAGTCCCGGTTTGTCCGTTCACCACGAAGCGATAGGTCTTCCCGCGATATTTATAGGCAGCCATCCAGACAGGCAGCAGGATGTGTTTGAAAGTCACATCTTTGACCGTGGTGTTGGCCGATGTGATGCGTTGCTTGTCGCCGCCGATGTCGAACCGGATGTCGCGCGTGATCATCGCGTCCATTTGCGCGCGGGCCTCCAGGAAGCCTTGTTCCAGATCAACGGTGTAGCCTTCAGCACGAAACCCGGCCAGGTATTCGGGAGTGTAAGGCGCCAATTGCGACAGCTGCCACGGGGCCAGCGCGTCGGTGTAGCTTTTGGGCAAAGAGGTCGACGCCAACACCAGAACGTCGTCAAAGAACCGCGCCACACGCCCGCCCACGGCTGACCAATGGGTTTTCGCCACTCGCTGCTGGTGGCGCTTGCCGTCACGCATGACGGTGCGGGTTTCGTAGTAAATCTTGCCGCGCTGGCCAGTGTAACTTGTCTTGGTGTCCGCGTCGTAGGTCCAGTAGGGCACATAGATGCCGTCGAGCTTGCGACCCTTTTTAGCGTATTCCTGCAAGCCGTTTGGCGCGAACCAGCGTCTTCCGAGCCAATCGACCATCGCTTTCTGTGCGTCACGTTCCGCGATCTCGAACGGCAAAACGGCATGGGGTTTAATGTGACGGTGTGTGCCGGTGTCGGTGACAACCGGCGTGGCGCAAAACGGGCATTCGGTTGCGTGGCTGGCCGGATCAAACTCGACCTGTGCCCCGCAATTTGGGCATTTCGAGACGCGTGTCTCTTCCATTTCGGAATCTTGGAGTGTGCCGCGCATTGCGGACTGGAAATCCAGTTCCCGAATGGTGGATTGCACCGCTTCGAGCATCGGCTCGACATTGCCGCAATGATCGCATTTCAGCGCATTGTCTTCGGGGTCGAAGCGCAGGTCGGAGCCACAGGTATCGCAAGGAAACCTGTGCTCAATCTCGGGGGCGGTTTTGTCGAGAGGGTTATCGCTCATGACGTATGAAAGTCCGCATCTTCGGCTGGGTGGGTATGAGACAATTCACGGCGGCGCGTATCAACGTACGGCTCCGCCGCATTGCTTAGCTTTGGGGCGGCGGTGGCGGCAGGATCGTGAAAAGCTGTGCCAGCTCTTGCACGTCGTCGGCGGGCAGCCAGCCGTCCTGGCCTGCGGTCCAGACCAACGTGTCGCGCTGCAGCGTGCCATCGGCGGCCATGCGTCCCATCGAAGCTTTGGAGAACGGCCCTTTGGTTTCGCCTTTCTCGGCGATGTGCCAGACATGCTCGACCGGAGGCGGGGGCGGGGGTGCCGCTTGCGTGGCTGCCGGGGCTTGAGGGGCCTGACCCCATGGACCTGCATGAGCCATTTGGCCCGCCATTGCCATGCCCAGACCCGCGCCGATGCCTGCGCCCATGCCGCCACCTGCTGCACCCGTATTGGACGCCGCTGCGGTCATTGCTTCGGCGGCAGAGTACTGCGTGAATTTGCCCAAATCGCCCGCGATGCCCATCGAGGACCGCTTGTCCAACGCGGCTTCGACGGCAGGCGGAAGTGAGATGTTTTCGATGTAGAATTCGGGGATTGTCAGCCCGTATTGCGCCACGATAGGTGAAATGGCGGAGGCAATGAGCTTGCCAAGGTCGCCGGTATTCGCGGCCATGTCCAGCGCAGGGATACCCGATGATGCGATGGCTCGGGAGAATTCCTGAACAATGATGTTACGGATTTGGTAGCTAATCTCGTCCATCGTGAATTCACCGTCTGTGCCGACGATCTCGCGCAGGAACACGGCCGGATCAGTGACACGAACAGAGTAGGTGCCGAACGCACGGATGCGCAGTGGTCCGAACTCTGGATCGCGCAGCATGATCGGGTTCTTGGTGCCCCATTTGAGGTCGTTGAAGCGGGTGGTGTTGACGAAGTAAATTTCAG
Above is a window of Litoreibacter janthinus DNA encoding:
- a CDS encoding AMP-binding protein, producing the protein MTSRRPINGLSHVRGATDTPLLNLTIPALLARTAARLPDHEACIFPKQNIRWSYSKFSKQVDRLAAGLLDLGLGKGDRVGIWSPNRVEWLLTQFATARIGAILVCINPAYRQTELAYALEKVGCAALITAQSFKSSNYLEMIRALDPKPKSLRHVIAMGEAPEGFLAFDDILSDDTARLDAISATLDAHDAINIQFTSGTTGSPKGASLTHHNIVNNAYFTTATMAFTEADRLCIPVPFYHCFGMVMGTLGCVAHGATMVVPGEGFEPRDTLQAVHDEKCTALFGVPTMFVTEMALPDFDNFDLSHLRTGIMAGAPCPRAIMERVQRDMHMTGVTIAYGMTETSPVSFQSGLDDPLDKRVGTVGRIHPHVEVKIIDETGATVPVGTQGELLTRGYSVMQGYWGEDEKTTSAIRDGWMHTGDLATMDDEGYAMITGRVKDMICRGGENIYPREIEEFLFTHPAVAQVQVFGIPDETYGEVVCAWIVTHKDATPAAEDILAFCKGQIAHYKLPLHIRFKDELPMTVTGKPQKFIMSDTMIAELGTQKKAGTT
- a CDS encoding primosomal protein N' (replication factor Y) - superfamily II helicase, with protein sequence MSDNPLDKTAPEIEHRFPCDTCGSDLRFDPEDNALKCDHCGNVEPMLEAVQSTIRELDFQSAMRGTLQDSEMEETRVSKCPNCGAQVEFDPASHATECPFCATPVVTDTGTHRHIKPHAVLPFEIAERDAQKAMVDWLGRRWFAPNGLQEYAKKGRKLDGIYVPYWTYDADTKTSYTGQRGKIYYETRTVMRDGKRHQQRVAKTHWSAVGGRVARFFDDVLVLASTSLPKSYTDALAPWQLSQLAPYTPEYLAGFRAEGYTVDLEQGFLEARAQMDAMITRDIRFDIGGDKQRITSANTTVKDVTFKHILLPVWMAAYKYRGKTYRFVVNGQTGTVKGERPYSSVKIAFAVIIGLLVALAVGYGMALNQ
- a CDS encoding SPFH domain-containing protein, producing the protein MGIFDFLTGEFIDVIHWVDHTRDTMVSRFEREGHEIKYGAKLTVREGQAAVFVHEGQLADVFTPGLYMLETNNMPIMTTLQHWDHGFKSPFKSEIYFVNTTRFNDLKWGTKNPIMLRDPEFGPLRIRAFGTYSVRVTDPAVFLREIVGTDGEFTMDEISYQIRNIIVQEFSRAIASSGIPALDMAANTGDLGKLIASAISPIVAQYGLTIPEFYIENISLPPAVEAALDKRSSMGIAGDLGKFTQYSAAEAMTAAASNTGAAGGGMGAGIGAGLGMAMAGQMAHAGPWGQAPQAPAATQAAPPPPPPVEHVWHIAEKGETKGPFSKASMGRMAADGTLQRDTLVWTAGQDGWLPADDVQELAQLFTILPPPPPQS
- a CDS encoding carbohydrate kinase family protein; its protein translation is MILCSGEALIDMLPRVTAEGELAFAPYAGGAVFNTAVALGRLGAAPGFFCGLSKDLFGELLETKLTEAGVTSDLAFRSTRPTTLAFVRLTDGQASYTFYDENSALRMMTEADLPALPDTVSALFFGGISLVGEPCGGAYEALMRRESTNRVTMIDPNIRPSFITDRAGYIARIKAMMAMADVVKLSDEDMHWLEGEGDLASLAQDLIQRGTKVVLITEGATGATGYTATHSVFVPANKVEVVDTVGAGDTFNAGFLAGLQKADALDKATLASLSEETLRDALSMGIRTAAITVSRAGANPPWDYEL
- the dtd gene encoding D-aminoacyl-tRNA deacylase, with protein sequence MRALIQRVSQASVAVEGDIIGQTGPGLLILICAMAGDAPEQTARMAAKISKLRIFKDDAGKMNRSLLDVGGSALVVSQFTLAADTRSGNRPGFSTAAPPDEGRALYEAFAQDLRALGVAVETGAFGADMAVSLTNDGPVTIWLDDAQ